The DNA region TGCTTGCGGGTGCGGGCAGGGGTTGCCCGGTGCGCCTGACGGCAAGACTTTTGCGGCGCGGATAGATGCAACCATCCGCGCCGCTTATCATTTGCAGGGTCAAGGAGAACGCATGGTTGTCCGTTTGAACAGCGGCGGGGTTGAGGGTGTGGATGCCTACCCCGTGGAACTGGAAGTGGACTTCGTGCGGCAGGGCCTGCCCGGCTTCACCATGGTGGGGCTGGCGGAAACAGCGGTGCGCGAGGCCAAGGACAGGGTCTTTGCAGCCTTGCGGGCCTGCGGCTTCAAGCTGCCCCCGGCGCGGATTACAGTAAACCTTGCCCCTGCATGGCGGCGCAAGAGCGGCGCTAGTTATGACCTGCCGCTGGCCGTTGGGCTGCTGGCCGCTGCGGGCATTATCCCTGCGGAACCATTACAGGGCATGTATCTTGCGGGCGAACTTTCGCTCAATGGCGCGCTGCGGCCAGTGAGCGGCGTGTTGCCTCTGGCTCTTCTGGCGCGCCAGCAGGGGGCCGCAGGCTTGGTGGTGCCCCCAGGCAACGGCGCGGAAGCTGCGGTGGTGCGTGGGCTCAAGGTGTTTGCGCCCGAGGGCCTTGGCCGCTGCGCATCCTTTCTGGCTGGCGCTGAACCGCTGGAGCCGCTGTGCGAACCCGTGGCCGATATGCTTGAGGCGCCGGCCTACAGGCAGGATTATGCCGAGGTCAAAGGGCAGGAGGCCGCCAAGCGCGCGCTGGAAGTGGCTGCGGCTGGCGGCCATAACGTGTTGCTCATCGGCCCGCCCGGCAGCGGTAAAACCATGTTGGCCCAGCGCCTGCCCACCATTCTGCCGCCGCTGGACTTTGAAGAATCCCTGGAAGTCACCAAGATTTACAGCGTTTCAGGCAAGCTGCCGCCCGAGGCGGGGCTCATGCGTGTGCGCCCCTTTCGCGCGCCGCACCATACCATATCCGACGTGGCCCTGGTGGGCGGCGGGGGCTATCCGCGCCCCGGCGAGGTGAGTCTTGCCCACCGAGGGGTGTTGTTTCTGGACGAACTGCCCGAATTTCGCAAGACAGCCCTTGAAGCCTTGCGCCAGCCTCTGGAAGGTGGCGTGGCGGCCATTGCGCGCGCCGCGCACAGTGTGAGCTTTCCTGCGGCCTGCATGCTGGTGGCAGCCATGAATCCCTGCCCCTGCGGCTATTACGGCGACCCCACGCACCAATGCACTTGCCGCGAGGAACAACGGGTGCGCTATCAGTCGCGCCTTTCCGGCCCAATGCTGGACCGTATTGACGTGCATGTGGAAGTCCCGGCCGTGGCCTATGCAGATTTTCGCGGTTCCGGCAGCGGTGCTTCATCAGCCCAGATGCGCGAACGGGTGCTCAAGGCCCGGGCAACCCAGAGGGCGCGCTACGGCACCAACGGGCCGCGCTGCAATGCGGAACTTTCCGGCGCGTTGCTTGATCAGCATTGCGCGCTGGATGCCGAAGGGCATGCCTTGATGGAGGCTGCGGTCAACCGTCTTTCCCTTTCCGCGCGGGCATGCGCCAGAGTGCTGCGCATGGCCCGCACCATTGCCGATCTGGATGATGCCGCCAGCATCGCCACGCGGCATCTGGCCGAAGCCGTGTCGCTCCGTGTGCTGGACAGGGGCTAGAATACGAATCTCTGGGATATTGCTGCATGCAAAAGCGCCCGTGGGCTTTTATACTCACGGGCGCTTTTGCAATAAATTTTTGCTGACACTTTAGCTGGCGTTGTTGGCAACGCGGCGGGCGGCCTGCCCGTCATTGTCATTGCTGCGCTGGCGGGCGACTTTTTCCACGTTCTTCTTTTTGTTCTTGGCCGTCTTGGTCGCCTTGGCCTGCTTGCTGTGGTTGGTGGCCTTGGCGCGGTGCACGGTCTGGGTACCCTCGCCCCGGTCGTTTCCGGCAAACTGATGGTATGCCTCTCGGGCATTCTTGCGGATGTCGGGGTGATACTTTTCGCGCGGCAGAGTGTCCAGAGCGGCCAGCACTGTGGGGGCCTCGTTGTTGCATACCTCAAAACCGGCATCCAGCAGGCGGAAGGCCTCAATGCTGCGAATCTGCGAATCGGGCGCGCCCATGATGACGGCCAGCAGGCGTTTGTCGCCCTTCAGCGCCGTGAAGACCAGATTGTAGCCCGAGGCGTTGATCCAGCCGGTTTTAAGGCCGTCCGCGCCAGGGTACTGCCCAAGAAGGGGGTTTTTGTTCCAGGTGACACGGCCCCGGTAGTTCAGAACATGGGTGTTATGGAAGCGCAGCGCATCGGGGTAGGCATGCAGATAGGCGCGGGCAAGGGTCAGCATATCGCGAGCGGTGGTGTACTGCCCCTTGGCCGGGAGGCCATGCGGATTAACAAAGTAACTGTCGCGCATGCCCAGATCGCGAGCCTTGGCATTCATCATGTTAATGAACGCGGGCACGGAGCCGCCCACATACTCGGCCATGGCCGTGCTGGCATCGTTGCCGGAAGAAACAGCCATGCCCGTGAGGAGCTGCTCGATCGTAACTTGCTCATTCTCGTTGAGGCCCATGCGCGAGCCGCCGGTGCGGGCCGCATTGCGGCTGATCGTAGTGGTATTGTCGCTGCGGGTCAGGCCGGAATTAATCTGATCCATGGCAAGAAACATGGACATGATCTTGGTCAGCGAGGCCGGAGGAATGCGCTGGTCAGCATTTTGCTCAAACAGTATGGCGTCGCGGTCAAGGTCGTATAAAATGGCGGAGCATACGCCAAGGGAACTTTGCGGCGGAACGGCCGGGGCCGAAACAGCAGCGCCGGGGTGTGACAGAAGAGCTGCACAAAGCAGGGCGGCGATAGCAAAGAGCGTGCGGAGCGGCAGGCAAAAACGACGGGTGCTGGTCATGCACAGTCCTTATGCGTTGGCTGGACGTCAAGCCTCAAGTGCGCTGCGCTACGCGGCTGCAACGGCTGGGCCGTGGGGTCGCGGGCGTGTGTGTTGAGGAAAGCCATGAGAAAAAGTTTAGAGATTTGCTAAATGGAACAACGCAATGCTTGTGTACTAAAGATGGGCAGTTATGGCAAGCGGGCAGTGCTTTGCTACTTTGCGCGATTTTTGCGCGATGTAGCGTTGGTCCGTTAGGGTGCCTCTTACGTCCACTCCATTGCCGGCCATATCGAGGGGCAAGCGATTCATTATTTAGTCTGGTGATTTTTGACTAATCGATGAACAATTGCAGGTTTGCGATTATTCATTTCTGAAATGAGAAGTGGAATGATTTTATGATAGATATTGCATAATATGCCTGTGTATGGAGAGCGTGCAATGGATGAATATGCACCTGTCGTGGCAGTAAAAAATGGAATGAAGTATCTTTGATTTTTTGTAATATGCAAATTGTCTATTGAATGGCGTATCGCACGTAATATCCTAATGACATGAAATATGACAAGGAGGCTACAGTGTTGGACATTCCCCGCATTTTCACCATCACGGAAAGCGAACACCGCATCCATAATCCGTATACGTCAGAAAAGCTTGCTACCCTCGGCGCTGCATTGCGGCTCAAACCCGGAACCCGCATGATCGACCTTGGCAGCGGCTCCGGCGAAATGCTCTGCACATGGGCGCGGGATTACGGCATCACAGGCATTGGCGTAGACATGAGCCCGCTGTTTTGCGGGCAGGCACGGCTCCGCGCGCAAGAGCTGGGCGTTGCAGGCATGGTAGAATTT from Desulfovibrio sp. UIB00 includes:
- a CDS encoding YifB family Mg chelatase-like AAA ATPase, with protein sequence MVVRLNSGGVEGVDAYPVELEVDFVRQGLPGFTMVGLAETAVREAKDRVFAALRACGFKLPPARITVNLAPAWRRKSGASYDLPLAVGLLAAAGIIPAEPLQGMYLAGELSLNGALRPVSGVLPLALLARQQGAAGLVVPPGNGAEAAVVRGLKVFAPEGLGRCASFLAGAEPLEPLCEPVADMLEAPAYRQDYAEVKGQEAAKRALEVAAAGGHNVLLIGPPGSGKTMLAQRLPTILPPLDFEESLEVTKIYSVSGKLPPEAGLMRVRPFRAPHHTISDVALVGGGGYPRPGEVSLAHRGVLFLDELPEFRKTALEALRQPLEGGVAAIARAAHSVSFPAACMLVAAMNPCPCGYYGDPTHQCTCREEQRVRYQSRLSGPMLDRIDVHVEVPAVAYADFRGSGSGASSAQMRERVLKARATQRARYGTNGPRCNAELSGALLDQHCALDAEGHALMEAAVNRLSLSARACARVLRMARTIADLDDAASIATRHLAEAVSLRVLDRG
- a CDS encoding D-alanyl-D-alanine carboxypeptidase family protein; the protein is MTSTRRFCLPLRTLFAIAALLCAALLSHPGAAVSAPAVPPQSSLGVCSAILYDLDRDAILFEQNADQRIPPASLTKIMSMFLAMDQINSGLTRSDNTTTISRNAARTGGSRMGLNENEQVTIEQLLTGMAVSSGNDASTAMAEYVGGSVPAFINMMNAKARDLGMRDSYFVNPHGLPAKGQYTTARDMLTLARAYLHAYPDALRFHNTHVLNYRGRVTWNKNPLLGQYPGADGLKTGWINASGYNLVFTALKGDKRLLAVIMGAPDSQIRSIEAFRLLDAGFEVCNNEAPTVLAALDTLPREKYHPDIRKNAREAYHQFAGNDRGEGTQTVHRAKATNHSKQAKATKTAKNKKKNVEKVARQRSNDNDGQAARRVANNAS